Proteins from a genomic interval of Providencia stuartii:
- a CDS encoding DUF2569 domain-containing protein — protein MDVNQPATSTAPQKAPLQGIGGWLIFPTIGLFYMLYQTIMMMLFDINQVKLAWHLATNVNSDFYVSGFSTAFYLLQMSHGILIVLLLWTFIAALKWRKSAKLLFIISMLFYIVMIIGSRFIFPSVFGLEIKYSYIMNVANSSFYCLIWIPYFLVSERVKQTFIK, from the coding sequence ATGGATGTAAATCAGCCGGCGACTTCAACGGCTCCTCAGAAAGCACCACTTCAGGGAATTGGTGGATGGCTTATTTTTCCTACGATAGGTTTGTTTTATATGCTGTATCAAACCATCATGATGATGCTGTTCGATATTAATCAAGTCAAATTAGCTTGGCATCTTGCGACTAATGTCAATTCTGATTTTTATGTCAGCGGATTTTCAACGGCCTTTTATTTGCTACAAATGAGTCATGGCATATTGATTGTCTTGTTGTTGTGGACTTTTATTGCCGCGTTAAAATGGCGGAAAAGTGCAAAGCTGCTTTTCATTATTTCTATGCTATTTTATATCGTAATGATTATTGGCTCGCGTTTTATCTTTCCTAGCGTTTTTGGTTTGGAAATTAAATATAGCTATATTATGAATGTGGCAAATAGCAGTTTTTATTGTTTGATTTGGATACCTTATTTTTTAGTGTCTGAAAGAGTTAAACAAACATTCATTAAGTAA
- the glpD gene encoding glycerol-3-phosphate dehydrogenase, translated as METKDLIVIGGGINGAGIAADAAGRGLSVLLLEAQDLASATSSASSKLIHGGLRYLEHYEFRLVSEALAEREVLLKLAPHIAFPMRFRLPHQPHLRPAWMIRIGLFLYDHLGKRTSLPGSKGLKFGQNSVLKPELNKGFEYSDCWVDDARLVVLNAQEVVRKKGEVRTRTKVTKAYRENGLWVVEAEDLLTGTKETWRAKGLVNATGPWVKEFFDDGLKLKSPYGIRLIKGSHIVVPRAHDEPQAYILQNEDNRIVFVIPWMDEFSIIGTTDVEYKGDPKDVRIDDNEVAYLLKVYNDHFKKQLSKDDIVWDYSGVRPLCDDESDSPQAITRDYTLDIHDENGQAPLLSVFGGKLTTYRKLAEAAVGKLAPYYPNAGAAWTKNGVLPGGDIEGCDRDGYARLLRQRYDWLPEGLALRFARTYGSQSKLILEGANSLTDLGEAFGHNLYEAELRYLVEHEWVTELDDAIWRRTKLGMWLNESEKQRIAQWLAEQMKAAQPVTIAS; from the coding sequence ATGGAAACTAAAGACTTGATTGTAATCGGCGGCGGTATCAACGGCGCTGGTATCGCGGCAGATGCCGCTGGCCGTGGACTATCTGTATTGCTGCTTGAGGCTCAAGACTTAGCCAGTGCGACATCATCTGCGAGTTCAAAACTGATCCACGGTGGTTTACGTTATCTTGAGCATTACGAATTCCGCCTCGTCAGCGAAGCATTAGCTGAGCGTGAAGTATTATTAAAACTTGCGCCACATATCGCATTTCCAATGCGCTTCCGTCTGCCGCACCAACCTCATCTACGTCCAGCTTGGATGATCCGTATCGGTTTGTTCTTGTATGACCATTTAGGCAAACGTACCAGTTTACCGGGTAGTAAAGGATTGAAGTTTGGTCAAAATTCAGTGCTCAAACCTGAACTCAATAAAGGTTTCGAATATTCTGACTGCTGGGTCGATGATGCGCGTTTAGTTGTACTAAACGCTCAAGAAGTGGTACGTAAAAAAGGTGAAGTTCGTACGCGGACAAAAGTAACTAAAGCCTACCGTGAAAACGGCCTATGGGTTGTTGAGGCAGAAGACCTTCTGACTGGCACAAAAGAAACATGGCGAGCTAAAGGCTTAGTTAACGCGACAGGCCCATGGGTGAAAGAATTTTTTGACGATGGTTTGAAACTGAAATCACCTTATGGCATTCGCCTTATTAAAGGTAGCCATATTGTCGTACCACGTGCGCATGACGAGCCTCAAGCCTATATTTTACAAAATGAAGACAATCGTATTGTTTTCGTGATCCCTTGGATGGATGAATTCTCCATTATCGGTACGACCGATGTCGAATATAAAGGGGATCCAAAAGATGTGCGCATTGATGACAATGAAGTCGCTTATCTACTGAAAGTCTATAATGACCACTTCAAAAAACAGTTAAGCAAAGATGATATCGTATGGGATTACTCAGGCGTTCGCCCATTATGTGACGATGAGTCTGACTCTCCACAAGCCATTACTCGTGATTACACATTAGATATTCACGATGAAAATGGCCAAGCGCCATTGCTCTCTGTCTTTGGTGGTAAATTAACAACTTACCGTAAGTTAGCAGAAGCAGCGGTTGGAAAACTGGCGCCTTATTATCCAAACGCAGGTGCTGCATGGACTAAAAATGGTGTCTTGCCTGGTGGCGACATTGAAGGTTGTGATCGTGATGGTTACGCACGCTTACTCCGTCAACGTTATGATTGGTTACCTGAAGGCCTTGCACTACGTTTTGCGAGAACTTACGGCAGCCAAAGCAAACTCATCTTAGAGGGTGCAAACTCACTCACTGACCTAGGTGAAGCCTTTGGCCATAACCTGTATGAAGCAGAACTACGTTACTTAGTCGAGCATGAGTGGGTAACTGAATTAGATGATGCCATCTGGCGTCGTACCAAATTGGGCATGTGGCTGAATGAAAGTGAAAAACAGCGCATCGCACAATGGCTGGCAGAGCAAATGAAAGCGGCTCAACCAGTCACAATTGCGTCATAA
- a CDS encoding DUF488 domain-containing protein: MIDCKRVYDAVSPSDGYRVLIDRLWPRGIKKTDLQYDEWKKEVAPSNELRKWFHQNTDQFDKFVERYQQELNDNPSAWIPLVEKAQQGNLTLLYSAKDKQHNQALVLKSYLETALSHKKK; the protein is encoded by the coding sequence ATGATTGACTGTAAAAGAGTTTATGATGCTGTCTCACCAAGCGATGGTTATCGTGTGCTGATTGACCGATTATGGCCAAGAGGAATTAAAAAAACAGATTTGCAATATGATGAATGGAAAAAAGAAGTGGCTCCGTCTAATGAGCTGCGAAAGTGGTTTCATCAAAACACCGATCAGTTTGATAAATTCGTTGAAAGATATCAGCAGGAACTGAATGATAATCCATCGGCATGGATCCCACTGGTCGAAAAAGCTCAGCAAGGTAATCTGACATTACTGTATAGTGCTAAAGATAAGCAGCATAATCAGGCACTGGTCTTAAAATCATATCTAGAAACAGCGCTAAGTCATAAAAAGAAATAA
- a CDS encoding ATP-binding cassette domain-containing protein, whose translation MTVACHFSQLNIEFNQNALFSPLSGTLQCQQNALIGNNGKGKSVLMRLLAQQMIPTTGHINWMMPFIHVEQLTRLEGNSIADALGVSALVDAFTRVDTGNATMEDFELLEDKWHLPAEWQSLLDSAKLPIMVDEPINHLSGGERTRLALCRAFLHKNHFLLLDEPDNHLDHEGRQWLSNKLAEHKAGSLVITHSRSLLGQMQTIFELTDKGLHEYGGDFALYEQQKQFAMAAIEAKTERLDHQIRQEKRQQHLTIQKAEQRRKQGEKIRYSGSQSLLLLDMKTNRAQKRQSNVAERHQRVMSDLQGQLQETQDKQIHSKQQKMTLNYQPDGSKVTLFASQLQLPYGHTTPLSFTAYTGEHWHIKGRNGSGKSTLLKILSGEIRAISGEYRINPAFCYLDQHLNLLNKDLPAAEALHNYQPAFTIEQWRTQLGMLRIRGDKSLQPIKHLSGGEQLKTTLLALTHSPTPPAVLLLDEPDNHLDLDSKNLLEGLLSDYKGTLFLVSHDDTFVENCGITNEFVLSD comes from the coding sequence ATGACTGTTGCTTGTCATTTCTCACAACTCAATATCGAATTTAACCAAAATGCGCTGTTTTCTCCTCTGAGCGGAACCTTGCAGTGCCAACAAAATGCACTCATTGGGAATAATGGCAAAGGAAAATCCGTATTAATGCGCCTGCTTGCCCAACAAATGATACCCACAACAGGTCATATCAATTGGATGATGCCTTTTATTCATGTAGAGCAGTTGACTCGCCTTGAAGGGAATTCTATTGCGGATGCTTTAGGCGTTAGTGCATTAGTCGATGCATTCACACGCGTCGATACAGGGAATGCGACGATGGAAGATTTTGAGCTATTAGAAGATAAATGGCACCTACCCGCTGAGTGGCAAAGCTTGTTAGACTCGGCCAAATTGCCCATTATGGTAGATGAGCCTATTAATCATCTTAGTGGTGGTGAACGCACACGCCTAGCGCTATGTCGTGCCTTCCTCCATAAAAATCATTTCTTACTCTTAGATGAACCCGATAACCATCTTGATCATGAAGGGCGTCAATGGTTAAGCAACAAGCTAGCTGAACATAAGGCTGGGTCTTTAGTGATCACCCATAGCCGCTCGTTACTGGGGCAGATGCAAACCATCTTTGAATTAACGGATAAAGGCCTACATGAGTACGGGGGGGATTTTGCGCTTTATGAGCAGCAAAAACAGTTTGCCATGGCCGCGATTGAAGCCAAAACAGAGCGACTCGATCACCAAATCCGCCAAGAAAAACGTCAACAGCACCTCACGATACAAAAAGCGGAACAGCGTCGTAAACAAGGTGAGAAGATTCGTTATAGCGGTTCCCAATCTCTGCTGTTATTGGATATGAAAACCAATCGTGCACAGAAAAGGCAATCCAATGTCGCTGAACGGCACCAACGTGTCATGAGTGATTTGCAAGGGCAATTACAGGAAACCCAAGATAAACAAATTCATAGCAAGCAACAAAAGATGACCCTAAATTACCAACCTGATGGCAGCAAAGTCACCCTTTTTGCTTCCCAATTGCAATTACCTTATGGGCATACCACGCCACTTTCCTTCACGGCCTATACGGGAGAACATTGGCACATTAAAGGACGCAACGGCAGTGGGAAATCGACCTTATTAAAAATATTATCAGGAGAAATACGAGCCATATCAGGTGAATATCGAATCAATCCTGCATTTTGCTATCTTGATCAACATCTTAATTTATTGAATAAAGATTTACCCGCCGCCGAAGCGCTGCATAATTATCAACCTGCATTTACCATTGAACAATGGCGAACGCAATTGGGTATGTTAAGGATCAGAGGTGATAAATCACTGCAACCTATAAAGCATCTCAGTGGTGGTGAACAGCTAAAAACAACACTATTGGCTCTAACACATAGCCCTACTCCACCAGCCGTATTACTACTCGATGAACCGGATAACCATCTCGATTTAGATTCAAAGAACTTATTAGAGGGATTGCTCAGTGATTACAAGGGAACCTTATTTTTGGTGTCCCATGATGACACCTTTGTCGAGAACTGTGGGATCACAAATGAATTCGTGCTCTCAGATTAA
- a CDS encoding monooxygenase has translation MPVILQVDFPYQGPWGQDMANAMETLAKSINEEPGFIWKIWTENPATQQAGGIYLFNSQEQAQAYLEKHSARLKSFGVPEVRGEIFAVNHALSQLNQAQFITKSFMDVNIQTA, from the coding sequence ATGCCGGTGATTTTACAAGTGGACTTTCCTTACCAAGGCCCTTGGGGACAGGACATGGCCAATGCGATGGAAACGTTAGCCAAATCGATCAATGAGGAGCCAGGATTCATTTGGAAAATATGGACAGAAAACCCCGCAACACAGCAAGCTGGCGGTATTTACTTGTTTAACTCACAAGAACAGGCGCAAGCCTACTTAGAAAAACACAGCGCACGATTAAAATCATTTGGCGTGCCTGAAGTAAGAGGTGAGATTTTTGCTGTCAATCATGCGCTTAGCCAACTCAACCAAGCGCAATTTATTACCAAGTCATTCATGGACGTAAACATTCAAACAGCATAA
- a CDS encoding DUF2569 domain-containing protein, which yields MNELEERSTQRDDHKVLSQNTPNSSLNDNRELKPAGFGGWLILPMLGIIISLFYLPYTFWRSYAATFEYWGLLTDPLSPSFMPMFKELIYFEVLGNIIVYGTLLFLCYLFFTKKKLTIKVIIFFYVFSLVLVIADVILVKELLSVPVDDDDTRNIIRAMSACAIWIPYFLKSVRVKNTFVN from the coding sequence ATGAATGAATTAGAAGAACGCTCTACACAACGCGATGATCATAAGGTATTGAGTCAAAATACGCCTAATTCGTCTTTAAACGATAACAGGGAACTTAAACCCGCGGGCTTTGGTGGGTGGTTGATATTACCAATGTTGGGGATCATTATTTCTCTTTTTTATCTCCCTTATACATTTTGGCGTTCATATGCGGCAACATTTGAATATTGGGGACTTTTAACGGATCCTCTTTCTCCTTCTTTTATGCCAATGTTCAAAGAGCTTATCTATTTTGAAGTACTGGGTAACATAATTGTTTATGGAACATTGTTATTTTTATGTTATCTCTTTTTTACTAAAAAGAAATTAACGATAAAAGTCATTATTTTCTTTTATGTCTTTTCTTTAGTCTTAGTCATTGCCGATGTTATTCTTGTGAAAGAGCTTCTTTCCGTTCCTGTCGATGACGATGACACCAGAAATATTATTCGTGCGATGAGTGCCTGCGCTATTTGGATCCCTTATTTTTTGAAATCTGTTAGGGTAAAAAATACCTTTGTGAATTAA
- a CDS encoding DNA-3-methyladenine glycosylase family protein — MQKITTQLRLPSHFRADDFFAFHLRDQHNIAEIVEGNLLRKGILWGRSPAQLLIAIDGNQATMSLEIDKGETQPCEQKLVEIGKHMLGLQQAVEQFEAQYLSHPILGKLIQQQQGLRIYQSTSPFEALIWAIIGQQISVTAAIAIRRRFIQATGSRHSSGIWCFPDAQQVTAVDDLTLRQTGLSASKLTALRALCAALLNHHIDLTSPINAEEVQKLSSQLVSLKGIGPWTVSYALLRGFNYLDGSLHGDVAVRRNLQSLLGMETQPTAKETEKWLEEFTPWRALVAAHLWRSQSAAGY; from the coding sequence ATGCAAAAAATAACCACCCAACTACGTTTGCCTTCCCATTTTCGGGCAGATGATTTTTTTGCCTTCCATTTACGGGACCAACACAATATTGCAGAAATTGTTGAGGGAAACTTATTACGTAAAGGCATACTGTGGGGTCGCTCCCCTGCTCAGCTGCTCATTGCTATTGATGGCAATCAAGCCACGATGAGTCTTGAAATAGATAAGGGGGAAACGCAACCTTGCGAACAAAAATTGGTTGAGATAGGCAAGCACATGCTTGGATTACAACAAGCGGTCGAACAATTTGAAGCACAATATTTATCTCATCCCATTCTTGGTAAATTAATTCAACAACAGCAAGGCCTGCGCATCTATCAATCGACTAGCCCATTTGAAGCTTTAATTTGGGCTATTATCGGTCAGCAAATTAGTGTTACCGCGGCAATCGCAATACGCCGGCGTTTTATTCAAGCCACAGGGTCTAGGCATTCATCTGGAATTTGGTGTTTTCCAGATGCACAACAAGTGACTGCGGTCGATGATCTGACACTACGGCAGACAGGGCTTTCGGCCAGTAAATTGACGGCGCTCAGAGCCCTATGTGCAGCGCTCTTAAATCATCACATCGACCTCACATCACCAATCAACGCTGAAGAGGTACAAAAATTATCCAGCCAACTGGTTAGCCTAAAAGGTATTGGCCCATGGACGGTAAGTTATGCCTTGTTACGTGGTTTTAATTATCTTGATGGCTCGTTGCATGGCGATGTTGCTGTTCGGCGCAACTTGCAATCACTACTTGGTATGGAAACGCAACCTACAGCGAAAGAAACTGAAAAATGGCTTGAGGAGTTCACTCCATGGCGTGCTTTAGTGGCAGCACACTTATGGCGTAGCCAATCTGCGGCAGGATATTAA
- the phrB gene encoding deoxyribodipyrimidine photo-lyase, which yields MVKKQACHLVWFRHDLRVTDNKALSSACADPEAKVLALFTATPEQWWAHDLSSRQITFLHQNLLALRDSLAKLGIPLICQTVADFSSAAHWVIEFAQQQQADHLYFNRQYELNERKRDEWLLKQTLPFHVHTFDDALLLAPQSVTNQKGEMYQVYTPFRRAFISQLITADFRSLAAPKPRDNALKIQTLSQPLFEHHAVDIAPHFPAGEAAALQQLRQFCRTKVQHYQQQRDIPAIDGTSQLSPYLAIGVLSPRQCLNRLLAENPHVFDSPDSGAFTWLNELIWREFYHHLLVAFPRLCRHQPFIEWTTYIQWNTNNTDLNAWQNGQTGYPIVDAAMRQLNATGWMHNRLRMITASFLVKDLLIDWRLGERYFMQQLIDGTLAANNGGWQWSASTGTDAQPWFRIFNPTTQGKKFDPQGEFIRQWLPELGSVPDKYIHTPHEWAEANNLTLDYPAPIVDHKQARLATLAAFEAGKNDSIKTINDQSNNLS from the coding sequence ATGGTCAAGAAACAGGCTTGTCATTTGGTCTGGTTTCGTCATGATCTGAGAGTCACCGATAATAAAGCCCTGTCTTCTGCTTGTGCTGATCCCGAGGCTAAAGTGCTCGCCTTGTTTACTGCAACACCGGAACAATGGTGGGCACATGACCTTTCTTCCCGACAAATCACGTTCTTACACCAAAATCTGCTTGCGCTACGCGACTCACTGGCGAAGCTAGGCATCCCCTTGATTTGTCAGACAGTCGCTGATTTTTCAAGTGCAGCACACTGGGTCATCGAGTTTGCACAACAGCAACAGGCCGATCACCTCTATTTCAACCGTCAATATGAATTGAACGAACGTAAGCGCGATGAATGGTTGTTAAAACAAACATTACCTTTTCATGTCCACACGTTCGATGACGCACTCTTATTAGCGCCTCAATCAGTCACCAATCAAAAAGGTGAAATGTATCAGGTATACACACCTTTTCGCCGAGCCTTTATTAGTCAGTTGATAACGGCGGATTTTCGCTCTTTGGCAGCCCCTAAGCCAAGAGATAACGCACTGAAGATCCAGACGCTATCACAACCCCTGTTTGAGCATCACGCGGTGGATATTGCGCCCCATTTTCCGGCTGGAGAAGCTGCTGCATTGCAGCAACTACGACAATTTTGCCGTACTAAGGTCCAACACTATCAGCAACAGCGTGATATTCCTGCTATTGATGGAACCAGCCAATTATCGCCTTACTTAGCGATAGGTGTTCTCTCACCACGACAATGTTTAAATCGATTGCTTGCTGAAAACCCGCATGTTTTCGATTCACCTGATAGTGGTGCATTTACATGGCTCAATGAACTGATATGGCGTGAATTTTATCATCATTTATTGGTCGCATTCCCCCGCTTGTGCCGCCACCAGCCTTTTATTGAGTGGACAACATATATTCAGTGGAACACGAACAATACGGACCTAAATGCATGGCAAAATGGACAAACAGGCTATCCTATCGTCGATGCCGCAATGCGTCAGCTTAACGCCACCGGTTGGATGCATAATCGCCTAAGAATGATCACTGCTAGCTTTTTAGTGAAAGATTTGCTCATAGACTGGCGCCTTGGTGAGCGATACTTTATGCAACAACTGATTGATGGCACGCTTGCCGCCAATAATGGTGGTTGGCAATGGTCAGCGTCCACGGGGACAGATGCGCAACCATGGTTCCGTATCTTTAATCCGACAACACAAGGAAAGAAATTTGACCCTCAGGGTGAATTTATTCGCCAGTGGTTACCCGAATTAGGTTCAGTACCGGACAAATATATTCATACTCCTCATGAGTGGGCTGAGGCGAATAACCTAACCTTAGACTATCCTGCCCCCATTGTTGATCACAAACAGGCTCGTTTAGCCACTCTAGCGGCTTTCGAGGCAGGAAAAAATGACAGTATAAAAACCATTAATGATCAAAGTAATAATTTAAGTTAA
- the poxB gene encoding ubiquinone-dependent pyruvate dehydrogenase codes for MKKQTVASYVAKVLENAGVKRIWGVTGDSLNGLSDSLRRLGTIEWLGTRHEEVAAFAAGAEAQMTGNLTVCAGSCGPGNMHLINGLYDCHRNRVPVLAIAAHIPSSEIGSNYFQETHPTELFRECSHYCEMISNPEQLPQVLGIAMRKAILEKGVSVIVLPGDIALRDAPETANDTWYQPQAPLIMPQTSEIAKLADALNQSENITLFCGAGCAGAHDEVVKLAETLKAPVVHALRGKEHIEWDNPYSVGMTGLIGFSSGYHAMMNADTVVLLGTQFPYRAFYPQGAKIIQIDINAGSLGSHCHIDMGLIGDIKATLTALQPHLTVKQDRHHLDSALKHYQEARKGLDDLAKPGHEDVIHPQYLASRISALANDDAVFTCDVGTPTVWAARYLKMNGKRRLIGSFNHGSMANAMPQAMGIQSVDKTRQVITMSGDGGFSMLMGDLLSLAQMNLPVKVIVLNNSVLGFVAMEMKVGGFLTEGTDLHNPNFAAVANAAGIKGIRVEKSEDVDAALKEAFAHDGPVVVDVVTAKQELSMPPTINLQEAKGFSLYMLKAILSGRGDEVVELAKTNWIR; via the coding sequence ATGAAAAAACAGACTGTTGCATCCTATGTCGCGAAGGTCCTAGAAAATGCAGGTGTTAAGCGTATTTGGGGCGTTACTGGTGATTCACTGAATGGTTTAAGTGATAGCTTACGCCGTCTTGGCACAATTGAATGGTTAGGCACTCGTCACGAAGAGGTTGCGGCATTTGCAGCGGGTGCTGAAGCACAAATGACTGGTAACCTTACAGTTTGTGCAGGTTCATGTGGACCCGGTAATATGCACCTGATTAATGGTTTGTATGATTGCCATCGTAACCGTGTACCTGTATTGGCAATTGCGGCACATATCCCATCAAGCGAAATTGGTAGCAACTATTTTCAGGAAACACACCCAACAGAGTTATTCCGTGAATGTAGCCACTACTGTGAGATGATCTCTAACCCTGAGCAGCTTCCCCAAGTGCTTGGCATTGCTATGCGTAAAGCAATTCTGGAAAAAGGTGTGTCTGTGATTGTATTGCCTGGTGATATCGCGTTACGTGACGCACCAGAAACCGCTAATGATACATGGTATCAGCCGCAAGCTCCGTTGATCATGCCACAAACGTCTGAAATAGCTAAATTAGCGGATGCACTGAATCAATCAGAAAATATTACACTATTCTGTGGTGCGGGATGTGCAGGGGCACACGATGAAGTGGTTAAACTCGCAGAAACATTAAAGGCACCTGTCGTACATGCCTTGCGAGGTAAAGAGCATATTGAATGGGATAACCCATATAGCGTTGGGATGACAGGACTCATTGGCTTCTCATCGGGTTACCATGCGATGATGAATGCGGATACCGTTGTCTTACTCGGCACTCAATTTCCATACCGCGCATTCTACCCACAAGGGGCTAAAATTATTCAGATCGATATCAATGCGGGCAGCTTAGGCTCTCATTGCCATATTGATATGGGATTGATCGGTGATATTAAAGCGACTTTGACAGCCTTACAGCCGCATTTAACAGTGAAACAAGATCGCCACCATTTAGATAGCGCATTAAAACATTATCAAGAAGCTCGTAAAGGCCTTGATGATCTAGCGAAACCGGGGCATGAAGATGTGATTCATCCACAGTATTTGGCTAGTCGAATCAGTGCACTTGCAAATGATGATGCTGTATTCACGTGTGACGTCGGTACACCAACGGTTTGGGCTGCTCGTTATTTAAAAATGAACGGTAAGCGCCGTTTAATTGGTTCGTTCAACCATGGCTCAATGGCGAATGCAATGCCACAGGCAATGGGGATCCAATCCGTCGATAAAACTCGTCAGGTCATTACAATGAGTGGTGACGGTGGCTTTAGTATGTTGATGGGGGATCTGTTATCGCTAGCGCAAATGAATTTACCGGTAAAAGTGATCGTTCTGAATAATAGTGTTTTGGGCTTTGTTGCGATGGAGATGAAAGTCGGTGGCTTCTTAACTGAAGGTACAGACCTCCATAATCCTAACTTTGCTGCTGTGGCTAACGCCGCCGGTATCAAAGGAATTCGTGTTGAGAAAAGCGAAGACGTGGATGCGGCATTGAAAGAAGCATTTGCACATGATGGCCCTGTTGTGGTCGATGTGGTGACTGCAAAACAAGAGCTCTCTATGCCACCAACCATTAATCTGCAAGAAGCTAAAGGCTTTAGTTTGTATATGCTGAAGGCGATTTTAAGCGGTCGTGGTGATGAAGTTGTTGAACTCGCGAAGACAAACTGGATACGTTAA
- the proP gene encoding glycine betaine/L-proline transporter ProP: MKFRKKKEKPLNINDITIIDDGKLKKAITAASLGNAMEWFDFGVYGFLAYVLGQVFFPGASPSVQMIAALATFSVPFLVRPLGGVVFGILGDKYGRQKVLAITIIIMSISTFAIGLIPSYESIGIWAPILLLLAKLAQGFSVGGEYSGAAIFVAEYSPDRKRGFMGSWLDFGSIAGFVLGAGVVVLISSIVGEENFHDWGWRIPFFLALPLGIIGLYLRHALEETPAFQQHVETLEKQDKANIQNPPKVSFREVVTKYWKSLMICVGLVIATNVTYYMLLTYMPSYLSHNMNYSADHGVLIIIAIMIGMLFVQPIIGLTSDKIGRRPFVIAGSLGLIILAYPAFMLIDSGSVGLIFVGLLILAVLLNCFTGVMASILPAIFPTHIRYSALAIAFNISVLIAGATPTVAAWLVESTNNLYMPAFYLMVIALIGLYTGIKMPETANKPLRGATPAASDKAEAKEILSEHYDNIEQKVEDIEQQIAELEKKRQSLINQHPKLD; the protein is encoded by the coding sequence ATGAAATTCAGAAAGAAAAAAGAAAAACCATTAAATATTAATGATATTACTATCATTGATGATGGGAAATTGAAAAAAGCCATTACAGCGGCTTCGCTGGGTAATGCGATGGAGTGGTTTGATTTTGGTGTATATGGCTTCTTAGCTTATGTACTTGGTCAAGTTTTCTTCCCTGGCGCATCACCGAGCGTTCAGATGATTGCCGCATTGGCAACGTTTTCCGTGCCTTTTCTCGTTAGGCCTTTAGGCGGTGTTGTTTTCGGGATCTTAGGTGATAAATACGGCCGACAAAAAGTCTTGGCGATCACCATTATTATTATGTCGATCAGTACGTTCGCGATTGGTTTGATCCCATCCTATGAAAGTATTGGTATTTGGGCTCCCATTCTGCTGCTGTTAGCGAAACTCGCTCAAGGCTTCTCCGTTGGTGGAGAATATTCAGGTGCAGCCATCTTTGTTGCCGAATATTCACCCGACCGAAAACGCGGCTTTATGGGAAGTTGGTTAGACTTTGGTTCTATTGCTGGCTTCGTATTAGGGGCTGGTGTCGTCGTCCTGATTTCGAGCATTGTCGGAGAAGAAAATTTTCATGATTGGGGTTGGAGAATTCCATTCTTCTTAGCATTGCCACTGGGTATCATTGGGTTATATTTGCGTCATGCGCTTGAAGAGACGCCAGCATTCCAACAACATGTTGAAACACTGGAAAAACAAGATAAAGCCAATATTCAAAACCCACCAAAAGTGTCTTTCCGTGAAGTGGTAACAAAGTACTGGAAGAGCTTAATGATCTGTGTGGGGCTGGTTATCGCAACTAACGTGACTTACTATATGTTGCTGACCTATATGCCAAGTTACTTATCGCATAACATGAATTATTCAGCTGACCATGGTGTGCTTATCATTATTGCAATTATGATTGGTATGTTATTTGTTCAGCCTATTATTGGCTTAACCAGCGATAAAATAGGTCGTCGCCCATTTGTGATAGCGGGAAGCTTAGGCCTGATTATTTTAGCCTATCCGGCCTTTATGCTGATTGACAGCGGTTCTGTGGGTTTGATCTTCGTTGGTTTACTGATTTTAGCCGTTTTACTTAATTGTTTTACTGGCGTGATGGCGTCTATTTTACCCGCCATTTTCCCAACTCATATTCGTTACAGTGCTCTCGCGATCGCATTTAATATCTCGGTATTGATTGCCGGTGCGACACCAACCGTCGCGGCTTGGTTAGTTGAATCCACCAACAACCTGTATATGCCAGCCTTTTATTTGATGGTTATCGCGCTGATAGGCTTGTACACTGGGATTAAAATGCCAGAAACAGCAAATAAACCACTAAGAGGCGCGACACCGGCTGCATCAGATAAGGCTGAAGCAAAAGAAATCTTAAGTGAGCACTATGACAATATTGAACAGAAGGTTGAAGATATTGAACAACAGATTGCAGAACTTGAGAAAAAACGCCAATCGTTAATTAATCAGCACCCTAAATTAGACTAA